From Crassaminicella indica, one genomic window encodes:
- the cobO gene encoding cob(I)yrinic acid a,c-diamide adenosyltransferase, with protein MNKGYIHVYTGNGKGKTTAALGLTIRALGAGKKVFVAQFVKSMEYNELKILKKLENVDVALYGHGCFITKEPAKEDILAAQEGLKKVKDILKSKKYDVVILDEITIAVFFKLLSTQDVLSLLEYKPDPTELVITGRYCPEEIIKKADLVTEMREIKHYYTQGVLSREGIDK; from the coding sequence ATGAATAAAGGATATATTCATGTCTATACTGGAAATGGAAAAGGAAAAACCACAGCAGCATTAGGTTTAACAATAAGGGCATTAGGTGCAGGAAAAAAGGTTTTTGTTGCTCAATTTGTAAAGTCTATGGAGTATAATGAATTAAAAATATTAAAAAAACTAGAAAATGTTGATGTAGCTCTCTATGGACACGGCTGCTTTATTACAAAAGAACCAGCTAAAGAAGATATACTAGCTGCACAGGAAGGTTTAAAAAAGGTAAAAGATATTTTGAAAAGCAAAAAATATGATGTAGTGATTTTAGATGAAATTACTATTGCTGTATTTTTCAAACTCCTTTCTACTCAAGATGTATTATCTCTATTGGAATATAAGCCTGATCCTACAGAATTAGTGATTACGGGAAGATATTGTCCTGAGGAGATTATAAAAAAAGCTGATTTAGTAACAGAAATGAGAGAAATCAAACACTACTATACACAAGGTGTTTTAAGTCGAGAAGGTATTGATAAATAA